CTGGCTTTACGCCGTTTAGCATGTTCCCGCTTTTGTGGAAGCACACCGGGATAGAGTATCCTCAATTAATTGAGCGACTGGTGAATCTAGCAAAAGAAAGACATGCGGAGAAACAAAATATTAAATATACTTTTTAACTGACTAAGACAACGGAGACACGGCTGAAGTGCCGTGTCCATTTATTTAGAAAAGCGGAAGCGCCCGCTTTGCGGCGTATGGACTGGAGCGCTTCGACTGAGATAAAGGAAACACGGAGAGCAATAGCGATTCGATGTTGACTTATCGTAGGGAGAAGAGCGAAGTACACTAGCTGCTGGGCGCTCCTCGAAAAAGCTAACGCTTTTCTTTCGTGCGAGGTATCGCTTCCGAAGCTTATTCTTATGGAGCTAGACAGTTATCGAAGTAAAATAAATTTTTTTGTTATTTAATATGGTAAAGGAGGATATCAATTTGATAAAACGCTCTCTGAAACAAATTTCGAAAATGGTTTCTGCCACCAATGATATCACCCCGTTTGAAGACTTGATTATTGAGGGAGTGACGATTGATTCTCGAAAGATAAAATCGGGAAACTTGTTTATTCCATTTAAAGGAGAATATTCGGACGGCCATAAATATGTAGAGGAATCGATCCGAAAAGGCGCGTCGGCAGCCTTATGGCAAAAGGATGTCCCAAATCCACCCACCCATTTGCCAATTGTTATGGTCGAAGACTGTCTTGTTGCCTTACAGGAATTAGCTCGTCAATATCGGAAGGAATTACCTGTTAGAGTGGTCGGAATTACGGGAAGTAATGGAAAAACGACAACAAAGGATATGACTGCTGGTTTATTATCGACCCAGTATAAAGTGCAAAAGACGGAAGGAAACTATAATAATCATATCGGCCTGCCATTAACCGTTTTAGGCTTAAATGAAGACACTGAAATTGCTGTCCTTGAGATGGGAATGAGCGGCAGGGGAGAAATTGAATTCCTTACAAAACTTGCCTGTCCTGATGCTGTTGTGATTACCAATATTGGGGAATCACATCTTCTTGACCTTGGTTCAAGGGAAGGAATTGCGGAAGCAAAACTGGAAATCCTTCAAGGGCTCCGTGATGGCGGACTTGCAGTTCTCCATGGTGATGAGCCGCTGCTAATGGAGCGAATCCATCAATATCAAGGCAATGTCAACATTCAGACATTTGGCAGAAATGAAACTAATGATCTATATCCAACAGAAATCACTCAATTTAAGCAAGGGAACTCCTTCAAAATCAATAATGTTGACATTATCTTTGAACTCCCTGTTCTCGGTACGCATAACATTTTAAACGCGCTTGCATCGATGTTAATTGCTAATTATTTTTCTATTCCATTTGAAAAAATGAATGCTGGCTTAGCAAGCATTAAGCTGACAAATATGCGTATGGAGTTAGTTGAAGGGCAGCATGGGGAAAAAATTATTAACGATGCCTATAACGCAAGTCCTACCTCGATGATGGCAGCTATTGAATTAGTGTCAAATCTCCAAGGATATAAGCGGAAAATCCTTGTTCTTGGTGACATGCTAGAGCTTGGCCCACAGGAGGCGCAATACCACCAGCAAATTGGAGAAGGTTTAAGTGCTGATAAACTTGATTATCTCTTTACTTTTGGTGCGCTCGGCGAGGAGATTGCAAAAGGTGCAAGAAATGCCTTGGGGGGACAGAGGGTGTTTGCTTTTACAGATAAGACAGAACTCATTCAGAAATTAAAAACGTTCATCGATGAACAGACACTCGTGCTTGTTAAGGCTTCCCGTGGTATGAGGTTAGAGGAAGTTGTTTCAGCCTTACAAAAAAAATAAAGTAATCATTTTGCGATAATTGGCAGGTGTGATAAAGATGATTGGCTGCTTACTTATTCATGGCTTTACGGGTGCTCCCTATGAAGTAGAGCCCCTGGCCGAGTATTTGCAGGAACGAACAGATTGGTTATTTAGCGTTCCTACGCTGCCGGGACACGGTGAACCAGGTTCTTTAAAGGGAGTCCGCTATCAAGAGTGGATTGATCATGCCGAAGCTGAATTGAAAAAACTCATTGAAACCTGTGAGATCGTGTACGTGATTGGTTTTTCAATGGGGGGGTTGATTGCCAGTTATCTTGCCGCCAATTATCCTGTGGACAAGCTGGTTCTTTTAAGTGCAGCTGCATACTATATTAGTCCTAGGCAGCTCGGGGCCGACATAAAACAGATGATATTCGATTCCTTTCGAGGAAACTTACAAGAAAATGAATTATTTCACCGTTATAAAAGAAAAATAACAGAAACCCCTTTAGCGGCGACATTGCAATTCCGCAGGCTTGTTTCTTTTATTAAGCCTCTCCTAAATCAGGTGAAAGTGCCGACATTGATTGCACAAGGGGAATGTGACGGGATTGTGCCGCCCAAAAGTGCTGAATACTTATACCAAACCATTGGTGCGAAACAGAAAAAACTCACTTATATAAAGGATTCGAAACATCATATTTGCCACTGTGAGGAACGTACTGCCCTATTTTCTCAAGTGCTGGACTTTTTGATGGAGCGGTAAGGCTGTTTTAGGACAGTTTTAAACATGTCTTTATTGCAAAATGCTGGCGAAAGTGGTATGATAATCATCAACGTGTCTAAAGAACGATTGAAAAGGGCATACTCCTTTGGGGAATGTTCTTTTTGTAGTGAAAAGGGGCGGAGCGCGGCAAAAACGATTCAGAATATCCTATCATAGTGTAAAATAAATTTTTTTACTTTAAATTAGGATAGATCTAAGCTCTGCTTTACACCGCCTTTATATGTTGGTGTATAACTCATAACCCTGCTCAGTTCTATGATTGGGTTTGAAGTTGAAAGTCATATTCGTTTTTTATAGTAAATTAAAGCAGCAACTATTACCGCATTTGATGCGTGTGTGAGAATATATTCAGCACTTTAGCAAAAACATTTTCAAATAGAAAAAGGAGAATGAAAACATTGACAAAGTTTCAAGACTTAGGCCTAAGCCAGGCTACGTTAAAAGCTGTTCTCAAAATGGGTTTTGAGGAAGCGACACCAATCCAAGCAGAAACGATTCCATTGAGCCTAGAAAATAAAGATTTGATCGGCCAGGCGCAAACTGGAACAGGAAAGACAGCTGCATTTGGGATTCCGTTAGTGGAGAAAATTGACACGAAAATGGATGCCATCCAAGGGATTATCATTGCGCCAACACGTGAGTTAGCGATTCAAGTATCAGAAGAGCTATACAAAATTGGTGCCGGGAAAAGAGTACGTGTGCTCCCAATTTACGGCGGTCAGGATATAAGCCGTCAAATCCGCTCATTAAAGAAAGCCCCTCATATTATTGTCGGTACACCAGGACGTGTATTAGACCATATTAACAGAAAGACTATGCGTCTTGACACGGTTAATACGGTGATCCTTGATGAAGCTGATGAAATGTTAAACATGGGCTTTATTGAAGACATTGAGTCAATCCTTGCTTCAACACCTGTAGAGCGCCAAACATTACTATTCTCAGCAACCATGCCAGGACCAATTCAAAGAATGGCAGAAAAGTTTATGAAGAATCCACAAATTGTTCGTGTTAAAACGAAAGAAATGACTGTTCCTTTGATTGACCAATATTACCTTGAAGTTCAAGAAAGAAATAAATTTGATGTATTAACAAGACTTTTGGATATACAATCACCAGAATTGGCCATTGTTTTTGGCCGTACGAAGCGCCGTGTTGATGAGCTTGCAGAAGCATTGACTTTAAGAGGATATACGGCTGAAGGTATTCATGGTGATTTGAGCCAGGCAAAACGTTTATCTGTCCTTCGCAAATTTAAAGAGGGAACGATTGATGTCCTAGTTGCTACAGATGTTGCAGCAAGGGGCCTTGATATTTCCGGCGTTACACACGTATACAATTTTGATATCCCACAAGATCCAGAAAGCTATGTACACCGAATCGGCCGTACAGGTCGTGCTGGTAAAGCGGGTGTAGCGATGACGTTCATCACTCCGCGTGAAAAGTCTTATCTTGCTGTCGTTGAAAAAACAACAAAACGTAAGATGGAAAGAATGAAGGCTCCAACACTTGATGAGGCACTTGAGGGTCAACAGCGTGCTGTTGTCGATAAGATTGTCCAAACAATTGAGTCGAACAATCTTCATTATTACAAAGCTGCTGCAGAGGAATTGCTAGAGGCAAATGATGCCTCAACAGTAGTGGCAGCGGTTTTGAAGATGTTAACGAAAGAGCCGGATACCACTCCTGTTAAATTAACGGAAGAATCACCACTTCCACAAAAAAGAGAAAGAAAACATTTTGACCGTGGTGATCGTGATCGCAGAAGAAGAGACGATTCACGCGGTGGCTATGGCGACCGTCGCAAAAAAGCACCGGTAAAGCCAAGAAGCGGTGAAAAAAGAACCGGCGGTAAATCATCAAAACCAAGAAGCTATAATCATCAATAAATTTTAGAAGAGCATGGACAATAGCGTCCATGCTCTTTTCTGTTGGTTTCATAACGAATTTATTGGGTTTACTTATTGGAAAAAATATTATCAGATGACGAAATTTGTAAAAAAACATTGTATACTAAAAACAATGGGAGTTAGGAGGAAATTGGATGTATTCTGAGCCAGAAAAAAGAATTTCTGAAAAAGCTTTGAAGGTTTGGCGGATTTCGGGTGTCATAAAGTCAGTGATTGGTTGGTCTATAACTGGTTTGGCTATTTTTCTATTACATATTTTTGATGGACCATCTTGGATTTCAATGATTCTAATTGTACTGGGTGTTATTTTTCCGTGTTTACATATTTTTGTTTTTCCTGCCTTAAGATGGAGGCGCTGGAGATATGATGTCCGTGAAGAGGAATTGGAGTTGCAGGAAGGGATATTTATTGTCAGCCGGACGCTCGTCCCGATGGTTCGTGTTCAGCATGTCGATACAGTGCAAGGGCCGATTTTGCGAAAATATAATCTGGCCTCGGTTGTTGTTCATACAGCGGCTACAGCTCATGAAATTCCTGCGTTAAAAGAGGATGAAGCTGAAGAATTGCGCTTCTATATTTCTAAATTGGCAAGGGTGGCTGAAGAAGATGTCTAAACCTAAACGACTTCACCCGATTGTCAGTATCCTACATACCGGTAAAAGAATACGAAACCTGCTGATACCGCTACTTGCACTTAATTTTTCCGGGGCAAAAGACGGTAAAGAACAGTTATGGATTTCGCTTGCCGGCTCATTCATTGCAATCATCATTACTTTCTTTACCGGCATCCTATCTTGGCTGAGATTTACATACCGTTTTGAAAATGATGAACTCAGGATTGAATATGGAGTTTTTGTTCGTAAAAAAAGATATATCCCGTTTGATCGGATTCAAAGCATCGATCTTTCTGAAGGTGTTTTACAGCGACTGTTTGGCTTAGTAAAAGTACAGATTGAAACAGCAGGCGGCGGTGGCGGCGAGGAGGCTGAAGCTGTCCTTTCAGCAATCACGAAAGAAGATGCCCGGGTTATCCAGGAATTTGTCGCAGCAGCTAAAGATCATGGAATAAATACAGCTGAGGCTGCGCAAGAGAAAGAAGAAATCTATAAAATTACAACAAACCAATTAATGCTGCTCTCGTTAACATCCGGGGGTGTAGGCGTGGTGATTTCCGCCGTTTTTGCATTACTTTCACAATTGGATGACTTTATACCTTATAAAAGATTATTTGGCAGCGGTATAGAAAAATGGGCACTTCATAATCTTATCTTAGTTAGCATTTTGGTTTTTGTTGGCTTTTTCATAGCCTGGATTATTGCTCTTGTTATGACCACAATGAAATATGCCAATTTTTCGGTGGTGAAATCGGAAAAGGATATTGTTATTTCTCGAGGCCTCCTGGAAAAAAGACAAATAACAGTTCCTTTAAATAGGATTCAAGCGATCCGTATTAGTGAAAATAATATCCGGCAAATTCTTGGTTATGGCACTGTTTATGTAGAAAGTGCGGGCGGATCTGCTGCAAATCAGGAGGGAGCGAATGTTACACTGCTGCCGATTGTAAAGATGCAACAAATTCGTTCGATTTTAGAACCATATTTGCCGGAATATCACTTTGGGTACTCCTTTACACCTGTACCAAAACGGGCACTGCTGCGATATATCGTCAGAAGCTCGTTTGTAGTTGTCCCAATCGTCATTGTTGCACTTATCTTTTTAAAGGTATGGGGATTGCTTTCATTGCTTATTCTAGCGGTTGTGATGGGAAATGCAGTATTAAAATATAAAGCTGCCGGCTGGAGTCTCGATCAACAGCAGTTAAGCTTAAGGTTTCGGACGATGAATAGGATAACGGTTTTGATGAAGAAAAATCGGATTCAAAGCTTAGAAATGCGGGAAAGTCACTTTCAACGGAAACGGGAGCTCGGAACAATCGAAGGAAGTGTAAAATCGGGGGTTGGCGGTGCAGGGGGTACTGTCATTGATATAGAAAGAAGCGACCTGCAAAAGATTTATAATTGGTATTCTCGGAAAAAGAAAAACAGGGATACAGCCGATTGTTAAGTTCGGCTGGAATCCCTGTTATTTTTGTGCTAATAACCCTACGATGGCGATGATGATGATCGCGGCCCATATCAGCACTTTTACGGGAGATTGTCTGGCTGCGCTCTTCCGTTTGCTGCTGGCCCAGTTTGCCGTGCTTTTAATCGATTTAGAAAAGTCCTTTTTATTATAATAAGGAATGGCCCCAAGTAAAAAGCCGCCAAGTAAGCCAAACAGATGGGCGATAATATTTATATTTGGCTGTAAAAAGGTCATAATCAAGCTGACAACACAAAGAGTGAGGATAATTTGCGAGTTTTGCTTGGATAGCATATGTTTCTGAAACGTGATAATCGCAATATAATAGCCAAAAAGTCCAAATATTGCTCCGCTTGAACCAACATGGGTATAGGTTAACGGCTCAAGCAACAAGGTTGCGACATTAGCAATCAGTCCGGACAGGAGATAAACGAATAAAAACTTGCTGCTTCCAAGCATGCGCTCTAGTGCCGGGCCGAATAAAACCAAAGAAAAACTATTAAACAGCATATGAGAAAAACCGCTGTGAATAAAAATTGGGGTAATCAGCCGCCAAACTTCCCCTTCCATAATATAAAGATTGACTCCAGAAAAGGTTTCAAAGAACCAATAGTTTGGGAATATTGGTAAAATGGTTAAAAGATATAATACTAAGTGAATGGCAACAATAATAGAAACCATTGGATAAAAGCGGATAAATTCACGAAAGCTTTCGGTTCTAGTAAACAACGTAAAAACCTCCTTTCACTTACCATCATATACAGAAATTCTGTCTTGTACACTATTATGCAGCATATATTTTAAATAGAAGGAAGATGAACGATGATTAAAGGGATTGGTATTGATATTATTGAACTTTCAAGAGTTCGCAATCTCATCACAAGACAAAGCAAATTTGTCGACCGGATCTTAACGATGAATGAAAAGAATAAGTTTGAAGACCTTTCTGAAGCGCGAAAGGTGGAATTTTTAGCAGGAAGATTTGCCGCAAAAGAAGCCTTTTCAAAAGCAGCGGGCACAGGAATTGGGAGAGAACTGTCCTTTTTAGATATTGAAATTGGAACTGACGCATCCGGGAAGCCTTTTATTGTAAAGCCGGATGTTCAGGCGCACTTATCCATCTCCCACAGCAGGGAGTATGCGGTCGCTCAGGTCATTATTGAACTATGATAAAAATCTTTGTTCCAGCGCACAACGGCAAGTGTATGGCTCTCTTCTCCTTGTAATGAGCCACAGCCATTCGAATATAACTCTGTATTGTCTTGCTACAGCGCCTAGGGGCTCAGGGTAATAAACACTAAGGAAAGCTCCTTAGAATATTCCTCGCAGGAACAAGCTGTGCTTGTTCCGAAGGTGCTTTCACTTTTCTGCTTTACTTTTTCTCATACGGGTCCGTCCAATCCATATGCAGCTAAACGGGGGATTACTACTTTTTTAAATAGCTTGGCAACCTTTTTCGCATATTCCCTCTGGTTGTCTCATATATTCATAGGGAAATAGGAGAGACAAGGTCAGCTATGGTTATATTGAAGCCTGATTCCTGCCTTTCTCTTCTTTGATTATCATATGAAATGAGACAAGAAGGGGTTGAAGGAATGAGGAAAAAGTGGTTGCTCCTTATGATGGGGCTGATCGTCATCTTAATGCTCGCTGCCTGTGGCTCAAAGTCACAGGACGATGTGGTGAAAGAATTAAAGAGTAAACAGGAAGACTTAACCAGCTATAAGGTAAATGCAAAAATGACGTTGAAAATGGGCTCTGATTCACAGGTGTATAAAGTAGAAATCTGGCATAAGGATCCTACTTTCTACCGCGTGAATTTGAAAAATGCTGCAAAAGACCAAAGCCAAATGATTTTACGAAATAACCAAGGGGTTTTTGTTCTTACACCAGCATTGAATAAGAGTTTCCGTTTCCAAAGTGATTGGCCGCAAAACAGCAGCCAAGCCTATTTGTATGAATCGTTGATTAAAGATATTGTTGCTGATAAAGATGCCAAGTTCTCCTCGACAAAAGACCATTATATATTTGAAACGATAACCCGTTATCAAAATAATAGCATGCTCCCATTTCAAGAAATTAAGCTCAATAAAAGGGATTTATCGCCTGCTGTTGTAAAAGTGATGGATCCTGACCGAAATGCCCTTGTGACGGTCGAGTTCTCGAAGGTTACGTTTAAAGCGAATTTTGACAAGGACGCTTTTGATATGAAAAAGAACATGACACGTGCTCAGATTAATTTACCGGCAATGTCAGATGGCAGCGATAAATCCTTTACCGTTATGTATCCGACTTATGAGCTTAAAGGGACAAAGCTAGTGGAAGAAAAAGCAGTCAAGATAGAAGATGGTAAGAGGGTTGTCCTCACGTATGACGGTAAAAAATCATTTACACTTTTCCAGGAAAAAGTAACAACAAAAGCTGCTTCGGCCACTCCGACTTATGTGGAAGGTGATATCGTTGATTTAGGTGTGACAATTGGTGCGGTGTCCGATCACTCCCTTTCATGGTCACATGGCGGCGTTGATTACATGATAGCATCGAAAAACCTAACCAGGGCAGAAATGATTGAGGTAGCAAAATCGGTTCAAGGCGATGCAGTAAAATAAAAATTTTAGCACGAGGCGGGCTCTTCTTGAGGGGGCCTGTTTTGTTTTTGGTAAAAAATACATAAAAGCAGTGTATATATTTTTTATGGTAAAATATATTATGTTTCAATTCGAATTAGGAAGTGGAAATATGGAAGAGCATGGATATTTCTATCGGGATACTTGGGCAGAGATCGATTTAGATTGTATTGCTGAAAATGTAATCTCCGTTAAAAAACAATTACCGCAAGAAGTCGATATTTTTGCTGTTGTAAAAGCAAATGCCTATGGACACGGGGATGTTCAAGTGGCGAAAACAGCACTTGCTGCAGGGGCAGTGTATCTAGCGGTCGCCTTTATGGATGAAGCCATTGCTTTAAGAAATAAAGGAATCAATGCCCCGATTCTTGTGTTGGGTGCGACACGTCCTGAGGATATCCGTATGGCAGCACGCTTTTCGATCACCCTTACTATTTTTCAGAAGGAGTGGCTGGAGGAAGCGCAAAAACACTTATTGACTGATGAGCGTGTTTCATTGCACATCAAAGTAGATACCGGTATGGGCAGGCTTGGTGTTCGGACCAGTGAGGAATTAAAGGCTGTCGAGCAAATGATCTTAGGGGATGATCGATTCCAGTTAGAAGGGATCTATACACATTTTGCCACGGCGGATGAACTGGACGATAGCTATTTTCAAGAACAATTAGCATTATTTGAGACTATCTTAGGTGCACTAACAAAACGGCCAAAGTACATTCATTGCAGCAATAGCGCGGCAGCCATCCGTTTCCCTAAAGCCTATTTTAATGCGGTTCGGCTGGGGATTGTCATGTACGGCTTGACGCCATCCATCGAAATGGAAAAAGAAATTCCTTTCCCGTTAAAAGAGGCATTCTCATTACAATCTCGGCTTGTCCATGTGAAAAAGCTCCAGAAGGGCGATAAAGTAAGTTACGGGGCAACCTATGAAAGTGATCAAGAAGAGTGGATTGGCACGATTCCAATTGGCTACGCAGACGGATGGATCCGTAAGCTGCAAGGTCAGGAAGTGCTAGTGGGCGGAAAGCGTTCGATGATTGTCGGCAGAATTTGTATGGATCAATGCATGGTGCGTCTTCCTTCTTATATGCCGATTGGGACCACGGTAACATTAATTGGCAGGCAGGAGGACCAGTTCATATCGGTTAATGAAATTGCTGATAAACTTGATACCATCAATTATGAGGTTCCATGTATCATTGCGAATCGTGTTCCCCGTCTTTATAAAAAAGGCGGAAAAATTGTCGATATAAAAAATTACCACCTTAACAATTAACAGGCCTAAATAAAGAAATTGGAACATATTTATGATATTGCGGTAATTTGTGCATAAAAGCATCTTTTATTGGCTTATAATACAATAGAATTATATTTAGTCTATGAATTGGGCTTAATAAGTGTTAATATAAAATATGGTACAGATAAAACTCGTCGAATGACAGGCTTAAGTGCCGCTTCATGAGGCGTTGTTTTTATGCGTCAGAATGCATTTCTGGTTAGCTAAAAAATGGTGTGTAGTGATGGTGGAGGTGTATGTTTGTGTCTGAATCCGGCGCAACTACGGAAATCTTAGTAAAGTTACCGCAACATCTTTTAACTGAGTTAGATGGTTTCGTTAAACAAGAAAATGTAAACCGCAGCGAGTTTATTTACCAAGCAACAAAAATGTATTTGCGCGAACGAAAAAAGAGACAAATTCGCGAGTCGATGAGACGTGGATACATGGAAATGGCAAAGATAAATCTTAGAATTGCTTCTGAAGCATTTCAAGCAGAATATGAGGCAGAACATACTGTAGAACGTCTTGTAAGCGGAGGATAAACCTTTGATTGTCAAACGTGGTGACGTATATTTCGCGGACCTATCCCCAGTTGTTGGTTCTGAACAAGGCGGTGTCCGACCTGTACTTGTCATCCAAAACGACATCGGGAATCGGTTTAGTCCCACAGTAATTGTTGCAGCGATTACAGCTCAAATTCAGAAAGCGAAGCTTCCTACTCATGTTGAAATTGATGCTAAACGCTACGGATTTGAACGAGACTCGGTCATTTTGTTAGAGCAAATTCGTACAATTGATAAGCAGCGGTTAACCGATAAAATTACCCATCTCGATGACGAAATGATGGAGAAAGTGGATGAAGCCTTGCAGGTAAGTTTAGGTCTCATCGAATTTTAGCTTTTAGTACGCTCTTTTTAAAAAGAGCGTTTTTTTGTACATATCCTGCCTTGATACTTCTGCCTATGAGCAAGCTATATAGCTTGCTTTTCTTTTTTTTAAGAGACGTGATTTTTGCCCATTAATGAAACACCTATGTTAATTTGATACAATATAAAAAAAGAATGGAGGATTATTTTGTGAATGATACAACCGTAAAAGATGATCAGCTAATAGGTAAAATAGCCGCTGAACTAGCGATTTCTTATAAACAGGTGAAAAGTGTTATTTCATTATTGGATGAAGGCAATACAGTTCCCTTTATTGCCCGTTACCGTAAGGAAATGACGGGTGCCCTTGATGAAGTGCAGATTCGTACTATATTAGAACGAAGGCAGTACATACAAAACCTTGAACAAAGAAAAGAAGAAGTACTAAGGATTATTGCTGAGCAGGGCAAATTAACGGACGAGCTAAGTCAAAGTATTACGAAGGCGGAAAAACTTCAAGAGGTTGAAGATTTATATCGGCCTTATAAACAAAAAAGGCGAACAAAAGCGACTGTTGCAAAAGAAAAAGGGCTGGAACCATTTGCTGAGTGGCTGATGACTTTTCCTAAGGACAGCATCGATGAAAAAGCCAAGCAATTTTTAACAGAAGAAAAAGAAGTTCTTACGGTTGAAAATGCAATTGGCGGTGCTAAAGACATCATCGCTGAATGGGTTTCTGATGATGCAGAAAGCCGTAAATGGATTCGCAAAGAAACGCTTAAATCTGGCATGGTGTTATCTGTTGTAAAAGAGGCTGAAAAAGACGAGAAAAACGTTTATGAAATGTACTATGAATATGAGGAACCGGTAAATAAAATCGTTCCCCACCGGACACTAGCCTTGAATCGCGGTGAAAAAGAAGACATTTTACGTGTCGCGATTAAAATGAATGCAGATATCATTATGTCGTATTTATCGAGAAAATGGATCCGTAATCAGCATTCACCGGCAGCTCCCATAGTATTAGAGGCCATGGAAGATAGCTATAAAAGATTGATTCAGCCATCGATTGAACGGGAAATCCGCAGTGAATTAACCGAAAAGGGCGAAGAACAAGCGATACATATTTTCTCTGAGAATCTCCGGAATTTGCTGTTACAGCCACCGTTAAAAGGAAAAGTGGTCATTGGTGTTGACCCTGCCTACCGAACAGGCTGTAAGTTGGCAGTTGTAGATGATACAGGTAAGGTGTTGAAAATTGATGTCATCTATCCACACCCGCCAGTTTCCAAAACAAAAGAAGCGCGTGAAAAGTTTATGGCGATCCTGCGTGAATATAAAGTGGAAATGGCGGCAATCGGAAACGGTACAGCGTCAAGGGAAACTGAGCAGTTTGTGGCAGATATTTTAAAAGAAATGAATGAGGAAATCTTCTATTTAATCGTTAATGAAGCGGGTGCCAGTGTTTATTCCGCATCTGACCTTGCGAGAGAAGAGTTTCCTAATTTCCATGTCGAGGAAAGAAGTGCAGTCTCAATTGCCCGTCGTTTGCAGGACCCGCTAGCTGAATTGGTAAAAATAGATCCTAAATCAGTGGGTGTCGGCCAATACCAGCATGATGTTTCTCAAAAACGCCTTTCTGAATCATTGCACTTTGTCGTCGAGACAGCAGTTAACCAGGTTGGTGTCAATGTGAATACAGCTTCTTCGTCGCTTTTGCAATATGTAGCCGGGCTGAACAAAACGGCCGCCAATAATATTGTGAAAAAGCGTGAAGAGGAAGGAAAATTTACGAGCAGGGTTCAATTAAAGAAAGTGCCCCGCCTAGGAGCCAAAACCTATGAGCAAGCAATCGGTTTTTTACGTGTTTTAGATGGTAAGCAGCCGCTTGACCGGACAGGGATTCATCCGGAGAACTACGATGAAGTGAAGAAGCTATTAGCTAGTCTTGGCTTTACTAGTAATGACTTGGGATCGGAAGAG
The DNA window shown above is from Neobacillus sp. WH10 and carries:
- the murF gene encoding UDP-N-acetylmuramoyl-tripeptide--D-alanyl-D-alanine ligase; protein product: MIKRSLKQISKMVSATNDITPFEDLIIEGVTIDSRKIKSGNLFIPFKGEYSDGHKYVEESIRKGASAALWQKDVPNPPTHLPIVMVEDCLVALQELARQYRKELPVRVVGITGSNGKTTTKDMTAGLLSTQYKVQKTEGNYNNHIGLPLTVLGLNEDTEIAVLEMGMSGRGEIEFLTKLACPDAVVITNIGESHLLDLGSREGIAEAKLEILQGLRDGGLAVLHGDEPLLMERIHQYQGNVNIQTFGRNETNDLYPTEITQFKQGNSFKINNVDIIFELPVLGTHNILNALASMLIANYFSIPFEKMNAGLASIKLTNMRMELVEGQHGEKIINDAYNASPTSMMAAIELVSNLQGYKRKILVLGDMLELGPQEAQYHQQIGEGLSADKLDYLFTFGALGEEIAKGARNALGGQRVFAFTDKTELIQKLKTFIDEQTLVLVKASRGMRLEEVVSALQKK
- a CDS encoding alpha/beta fold hydrolase: MIGCLLIHGFTGAPYEVEPLAEYLQERTDWLFSVPTLPGHGEPGSLKGVRYQEWIDHAEAELKKLIETCEIVYVIGFSMGGLIASYLAANYPVDKLVLLSAAAYYISPRQLGADIKQMIFDSFRGNLQENELFHRYKRKITETPLAATLQFRRLVSFIKPLLNQVKVPTLIAQGECDGIVPPKSAEYLYQTIGAKQKKLTYIKDSKHHICHCEERTALFSQVLDFLMER
- a CDS encoding DEAD/DEAH box helicase, which gives rise to MKTLTKFQDLGLSQATLKAVLKMGFEEATPIQAETIPLSLENKDLIGQAQTGTGKTAAFGIPLVEKIDTKMDAIQGIIIAPTRELAIQVSEELYKIGAGKRVRVLPIYGGQDISRQIRSLKKAPHIIVGTPGRVLDHINRKTMRLDTVNTVILDEADEMLNMGFIEDIESILASTPVERQTLLFSATMPGPIQRMAEKFMKNPQIVRVKTKEMTVPLIDQYYLEVQERNKFDVLTRLLDIQSPELAIVFGRTKRRVDELAEALTLRGYTAEGIHGDLSQAKRLSVLRKFKEGTIDVLVATDVAARGLDISGVTHVYNFDIPQDPESYVHRIGRTGRAGKAGVAMTFITPREKSYLAVVEKTTKRKMERMKAPTLDEALEGQQRAVVDKIVQTIESNNLHYYKAAAEELLEANDASTVVAAVLKMLTKEPDTTPVKLTEESPLPQKRERKHFDRGDRDRRRRDDSRGGYGDRRKKAPVKPRSGEKRTGGKSSKPRSYNHQ
- a CDS encoding PH domain-containing protein codes for the protein MYSEPEKRISEKALKVWRISGVIKSVIGWSITGLAIFLLHIFDGPSWISMILIVLGVIFPCLHIFVFPALRWRRWRYDVREEELELQEGIFIVSRTLVPMVRVQHVDTVQGPILRKYNLASVVVHTAATAHEIPALKEDEAEELRFYISKLARVAEEDV
- a CDS encoding PH domain-containing protein; translation: MSKPKRLHPIVSILHTGKRIRNLLIPLLALNFSGAKDGKEQLWISLAGSFIAIIITFFTGILSWLRFTYRFENDELRIEYGVFVRKKRYIPFDRIQSIDLSEGVLQRLFGLVKVQIETAGGGGGEEAEAVLSAITKEDARVIQEFVAAAKDHGINTAEAAQEKEEIYKITTNQLMLLSLTSGGVGVVISAVFALLSQLDDFIPYKRLFGSGIEKWALHNLILVSILVFVGFFIAWIIALVMTTMKYANFSVVKSEKDIVISRGLLEKRQITVPLNRIQAIRISENNIRQILGYGTVYVESAGGSAANQEGANVTLLPIVKMQQIRSILEPYLPEYHFGYSFTPVPKRALLRYIVRSSFVVVPIVIVALIFLKVWGLLSLLILAVVMGNAVLKYKAAGWSLDQQQLSLRFRTMNRITVLMKKNRIQSLEMRESHFQRKRELGTIEGSVKSGVGGAGGTVIDIERSDLQKIYNWYSRKKKNRDTADC
- a CDS encoding rhomboid family intramembrane serine protease encodes the protein MFTRTESFREFIRFYPMVSIIVAIHLVLYLLTILPIFPNYWFFETFSGVNLYIMEGEVWRLITPIFIHSGFSHMLFNSFSLVLFGPALERMLGSSKFLFVYLLSGLIANVATLLLEPLTYTHVGSSGAIFGLFGYYIAIITFQKHMLSKQNSQIILTLCVVSLIMTFLQPNINIIAHLFGLLGGFLLGAIPYYNKKDFSKSIKSTANWASSKRKSAARQSPVKVLIWAAIIIIAIVGLLAQK
- the acpS gene encoding holo-ACP synthase; the encoded protein is MIKGIGIDIIELSRVRNLITRQSKFVDRILTMNEKNKFEDLSEARKVEFLAGRFAAKEAFSKAAGTGIGRELSFLDIEIGTDASGKPFIVKPDVQAHLSISHSREYAVAQVIIEL